The following nucleotide sequence is from Anabaena sphaerica FACHB-251.
CCATTTCTAAAGGCAAGTGTTCCGTTTGATTAGCCTTTTCATCTAACCAAATAATTTCTTTAGTATTAACAGCCAAACGTTGATTATATTGCTGCAAACAGCGGTTACAGGTACAAGTGATAATTGTTTCTGCCTGACCAGAAACTTCTAAATAATTCCCCTGATGCTGCACGCGAATAGTTCCACGCACCGGGGTTAAAGTTTCCAGACCAGGCAGAGACTCATTAACTTGAACTTCCTCTGTTCGCTCCGGGGCTTTAGTTAGCTGCGGAATAAAAATAGCGTCCATAGGATTTGTGAGACATCCTCACGCAAAATTATGATTGATGATCAGCAAAATTGCTGTTAGTACATCTTTGATTTTAGCTTTAATAGCCAGGATCTGTTGGTGGTTCAGTGGCAGGACGAACTACCAAATTACGATGGGGTTCTTTGCCACGGCTAAAGGTTTCTAAATCAGGAAAGTCCTGCAAAAAGCTGTGAACTTGACGACGTTCCGCCGAACTGAGAGATTTAATTTCCACCTCTCGTCCAGAAAAACGCACTTCTTGAGCCGCTGTTTTTGCCAAAGCACTAATTTCCGCTTGTCGTCTGACGCGGTAGCCATTCAACTCAATGGTATAAGATGCCTGTTCATGCTCTGGTTGATGCACATTAAGCACCGAATTTGCTAGATACTGCATCGCATCTAGCACAGAACCACCAGCACCAATCACCACCTTGATTTGTTCTGGCATCAAATTCGTTTCATCAATGGTCAACCAATAGCTATCAGGTTCTTGAGAGTCTGCCCCAATAGCAGGAGCAGCCCCTAAATTACCTTTAACACCAGTAGAAATCCCAGTGAGTTGCAGCAATTGTGTTAACCATTCTTCACCACGCTGCATAGAAATGTCACTCATAATCAGCCTGTAGCCTTTTTCTTAGAACTTTTTGGCTCAAAGGGCAAAGTCTTAGCTTCTGCGGTTGCTGCTTCTTTTTCCTTCTCCTGAATAGCCACCAACTTTTGCAATTCCTCCGATAGAGGTTCGCGGGAAAGAATGTAGGTTTGCAGGGTTTGGAAAACGTTACCAATTACCATGTACATCAGTACACCAGCTGGCAGAGGGAAGAACAAAAACATCCCCGAAAAAATCACAGGGGTGATTTTGTTAACTGTATCCTGTTGAGGATTACCACCACTGGAATTCTGCCCAGAAAGCATTTGGCTAACGTAAAGACTGATACCAAAGAAGACAATCATGGCCACAATATCCCAGTGAACTGTACCATCGGGATCAATTGCACCCACCCTACCTAAAGCATCAATAAACAGAAATCCTTTATCTGCTGCCAGTCCAGGAATTGTACCTTGTATGGTGACATCTCCTGGCTGTAAGGCTTCTATATTGCCATCGGCATCAATTTTGACCCTTTCTTCCCCTTTGGTAATTTTCCATTCAGGGGTTAACTTAGTTTCTGGATGTGCTGCCAATAGGGCATCAAAGGGTTTACCTTCTACTGTCTGATATTGAATCTTAGTTTTTTCTCCCACAGCCAACTTGTTACCACTGGGAAGAATAGCAGTAATTTTTGTGTGTTCCCCATCAGCAATATAAATATTTTGCGGAGGAGTGGCAAAAGCTTGGGGTTGAATTTGTTCGATTTGTTCGGCTGGGAAGACTTGCAGGTTAACGGAGTAGTTAACTCCTGCAAATGGTGAACCCCGCAAAGTAGCAAACAGTGCTAGTAAGACAGGCATCTGTAACAGCAGCGGCAAACATCCTGCCAAGGGGTTGCCAAATTCTTTTTGAACATTGACCATTTCCTCTTGCTGCTTTTGCGGATCATCTTTATAGCGTTCTTTGACTTCCGCCATCCGCTTTTGCATCACAGGCTGCACAACCCGCATTCGTCGCATACTGCGAATCGAGCCAGCACTCAAGGGGTAGAGCGCAAAGCGGATTATCAATGTCAAGGCAACGATCGCTAATCCATAGCTGGGGAAAAAACCATAGAAGAAGTCTATGATTGGCAGCATCACGTTGTTTGAGAGAAACCCGATACCAAAATCCATTATTCTGAATCCAACCCAAGGTACTGTAAACTGAACTGAATCTAATTTATCTAAATCGTGATTTATTAGCGACTAACCTTTGCTACGGATAGCCGCACAGGGAAGAAAGCAGGGGGAGCAGGGGATGCAGGGGGAGAAAAATTAATTCTTTCTACTGAACTCCTGTACGGGCGAACGGCCGTTCCCCCCTCCTGACTCCTGCTGTATTTTCCCAGTTTGATTGGTCTTGATATACACAGTTTATGAATGACTACTTGGAAGTAGGAGTATATTGGGGATTTTTAGCAGCAACTTTTTCATTAATGTAGTCATAAACTTCCCGAAAGTTGGGAACAGCACGCATTTCTAAACGGGTACCGTTTTTGAGGGTAAGTACCATATCTCCCCATAAGCCAACTCCACGGGGGATTTTGACGACTTTGACGATTTCTGAGTAAATTACGTCAGTGCGATCGCGTCCCATCCAACCACCCGTTACGCCAACGCGTCGGTCAGTAATCCGGAAACGCAGCCACAACGCTCTCACAATTGCCCCAACAGTTAATGGTAAACCAACCACGGTTAGCCCAATCAATATATTGAGAATCAAATCCCCAATATGGGGGCCACCTTCATAATAAATTTCTTCACGAATACCCATTTATGACCTCAGCTTTTACCAACAACTGCTCTAATTCTTGCAGAAATTGTTGGCTTACGCACTCAGATTCTGCTGTCTTTGGCTTAACAATCACTACTAGCCGCCATCCTGGAGAAAATTTAGGCAATAATTGATACAATGCGGTTGTAATTTGCCGTTTAATGCGGTTGCGAACTACTGCTCTTTTACTGACTTTGGTGCTAATAGAAACGCCAATTTTTGTGCTGGCTAAATCTTCACAGCTACTTGATTGTATAGTCATAGCGCCATGATCCAAACAAGGATCTTTTGGACGTGACGGTTTTAAAGCTCTCAAAGTGAAATGAGAGCTATGACACCGAATTCCTTCCCGGAAAACCGCCTGAAAATCCTTGCGGGATTTTAATCGATATGCTTTGGGCAAAGCCACAGCTACTCTACTATTTGCTGGATCTACCCTAAACGCTCAAACGATGACGGCCTTTTCTTCTTCTGGCACTAATCACGTTTCTGCCGTCTGGTGTCCGCATTCTAGCGCGAAAACCAGAGGTTCTCTTTCTCTTACGGCAAGTACCGCCCAATGTTCTTTGCATACCGTTCTCCTCTTAGACGATTTTTATAAAAAGTCACAATCTGTTATCTTACCACTTTACAGGCGATAGGAACATATTTCTGGATAGAGTTTCTGGGGACTGGGATAGGCAGAAAGCAGAAGGCAGGAGGCAGGAGGCAGGAGGCGAAGAGTTTCCCCCTTGCTCCCTGCGCCCTGCTCCTTGTCCTCTCACCTGTTCCCTGTTCCCTGTTCCCTGTTCCCTTGTTAAGAAATACTGATAATCCACGAGCCGAGATAACGCAGTAGTGGCACCTGTCCTGGGGAGAGAACTTGGCAGTTAAAATAGTAAATTCCGCCAAAGGGGGGATTCTGCACATTAGATAGCACTAACTCAACGCTCGTACCAGCAGGTACTGGCTCTTGGGGAAATATTTCAATTACCCGTCCTTCTTTCTCCCATTTAACTTCAGATAGGGGAACGCTTTTACCATTGACTCTAACTTCAACATTTTTGGGATCAAAACTGCCTTTGTAATAATTAGGGTAAGTAATGGCAAATTGGGCAACTGCCAAGTTCATTTTTTTGGCGGGTAGTCTGAGTCTATATCTATCAGTACCAAGTCTTTGTCCATCAAAATCTAACCGGAAGGGCAGCTGATTTTCTGACTTAACTCCGCTAAATAGTGTAAAACCCTGTGATTGCGCCAAAGTCGCAGCCGGA
It contains:
- a CDS encoding YceD family protein gives rise to the protein MDAIFIPQLTKAPERTEEVQVNESLPGLETLTPVRGTIRVQHQGNYLEVSGQAETIITCTCNRCLQQYNQRLAVNTKEIIWLDEKANQTEHLPLEMEVAIEDLVETVTPDGYFYPSEWLYEQMCLAIPQRQLCDRNCPGILDKVAGSSEEIVDSRWSALQSLKKQLPE
- a CDS encoding protein jag; amino-acid sequence: MSDISMQRGEEWLTQLLQLTGISTGVKGNLGAAPAIGADSQEPDSYWLTIDETNLMPEQIKVVIGAGGSVLDAMQYLANSVLNVHQPEHEQASYTIELNGYRVRRQAEISALAKTAAQEVRFSGREVEIKSLSSAERRQVHSFLQDFPDLETFSRGKEPHRNLVVRPATEPPTDPGY
- the yidC gene encoding membrane protein insertase YidC; translated protein: MDFGIGFLSNNVMLPIIDFFYGFFPSYGLAIVALTLIIRFALYPLSAGSIRSMRRMRVVQPVMQKRMAEVKERYKDDPQKQQEEMVNVQKEFGNPLAGCLPLLLQMPVLLALFATLRGSPFAGVNYSVNLQVFPAEQIEQIQPQAFATPPQNIYIADGEHTKITAILPSGNKLAVGEKTKIQYQTVEGKPFDALLAAHPETKLTPEWKITKGEERVKIDADGNIEALQPGDVTIQGTIPGLAADKGFLFIDALGRVGAIDPDGTVHWDIVAMIVFFGISLYVSQMLSGQNSSGGNPQQDTVNKITPVIFSGMFLFFPLPAGVLMYMVIGNVFQTLQTYILSREPLSEELQKLVAIQEKEKEAATAEAKTLPFEPKSSKKKATG
- a CDS encoding PH domain-containing protein; translation: MGIREEIYYEGGPHIGDLILNILIGLTVVGLPLTVGAIVRALWLRFRITDRRVGVTGGWMGRDRTDVIYSEIVKVVKIPRGVGLWGDMVLTLKNGTRLEMRAVPNFREVYDYINEKVAAKNPQYTPTSK
- the rnpA gene encoding ribonuclease P protein component; the protein is MALPKAYRLKSRKDFQAVFREGIRCHSSHFTLRALKPSRPKDPCLDHGAMTIQSSSCEDLASTKIGVSISTKVSKRAVVRNRIKRQITTALYQLLPKFSPGWRLVVIVKPKTAESECVSQQFLQELEQLLVKAEVINGYS
- the rpmH gene encoding 50S ribosomal protein L34; the protein is MQRTLGGTCRKRKRTSGFRARMRTPDGRNVISARRRKGRHRLSV
- a CDS encoding DUF2808 domain-containing protein; this encodes MRRLFSALAVTGCLLTSIPAATLAQSQGFTLFSGVKSENQLPFRLDFDGQRLGTDRYRLRLPAKKMNLAVAQFAITYPNYYKGSFDPKNVEVRVNGKSVPLSEVKWEKEGRVIEIFPQEPVPAGTSVELVLSNVQNPPFGGIYYFNCQVLSPGQVPLLRYLGSWIISIS